The DNA sequence TGGCCTTGGGTTTAAACCAGGAGGCCAAGTAGATCACGGCGTGATAGAGACTTATTACCAGTCGATAAATGAATGCCGTCATGGGGCTAACGTGAGTTTTGAGTGTAAAGATTTTATTATCAACAAACGATATACCCATCAAACCTCACCGTTCCAGGTAAAAAGCAGATCGTACTTGGTATCGCATCCGTTTTAGGTTTTCAAAATCTCTATACCCTGTACTAAGTACTTGGTACGGTGAGATTTGCCTGGTCATTTCTTGCGTTCCATTAACACAAAAAGGCAAATTTCACGTCTAATAATAAACGTCTTCCGCATTTCCCAGATAAAAAGGCAAGGTAAAACTAAACCGGAACCCCGCTAAGATGTCCAGACGATCGCTGGTGTCGGTCATTCTGGTATCGAAATCAAAAGAACGGCGGTTTTGGGTAAAACCCTCGTAAAATTCAAACCCAGCGGTGATATTAATACCCGTATTCCGGCCAATCACCTGGTAACCAACAAACTGGTGCAAGGCCAAGCCATTGGTAAGCCGGTCGTATCCCTTAAGGTATTCTCCTTCTATCTGAGGTACGGAACGGAATGGATCTTGCTGAACACGGATACGATGCTGGAGCAAACCTACACCCAAATTGAGACGTATACCAGAACGAGGATTGTCTTCGAACAAACCTATCAGACGGCCAGCTCTCACGCCCAGGTACCATCCGCGCTCGCGCAGTAGAATATCCGCGGGTTCGCGGTCATTACCAATGATGTCGCCCGACTCGGTACGAAGCCCTGCCAAAACATCTTCCTCTACGTTGCTACCAAAGATATAAAGGCCTTGAAGGCCGATGAGCCAATTGTTATCTGTAATAAAATCGGCAGAAACCTCAGGAGCAAAATTCAACCCGAAGCGATCATCTAAATCACCCAGTGGAATTTGCGGCGCATAGCCAAAATTTAACAAGATGGCCTTGCCTGAATTGCTTCCTTCCCAGCTTTGTGCATGGATAGCCGTATGGAGCAACATCATTAATACCAGTAAACTTGTCATTTTCCAAACAAAAGCACCGGAAGTGGAAAAATTATTCATTTCTTAATATTTGCAGGCAAAGATAACCATGAGGCCATGAAGTAGGTTTTTTAGGCGATTAAAAAACATCATCTGCTTATGGTCTGCTGTAGAATCTTCTATCTTTGGCCTTGATTTAATGTGGCCTGTACCATTTTTTCAATTGGGCCGTCATAACAACCAACATTGAACCAACACGATACATCATTATGCCAAGAATTTTAATAACGGGAGGGGCTGGTTTTTTAGGTTCTCACCTTTGTGACCGCTTTATCAAAGAAGGTTATCAGGTCATTGCCATGGACAACTTGCTGACGGGTAACAAAGATAATATTGCCCATCTTTTTCCATTACCTGAGTTTGAATACTATCATAATGATGTTTCCAAATTCGTCCATGTCGCGGGGCCATTGGACTATATTCTGCATTTTGCCTCCCCTGCCAGCCCTATCGACTACCTTAAGATGCCCATTCAAACCCTAAAGGTTGGTGCTTTGGGTACGCATAATTTGCTGGGCTTGGCCAAAGAGAAAAAAGCACGCATCCTCGTTGCTTCTACCTCAGAAGTTTATGGTGACCCCCTGATCCACCCTCAGCCGGAAGAATATTGGGGCAATGTCAACCCCGTAGGACCACGCGGCGTATACGACGAAGCCAAACGCTTTTTGGAAGCCATCACCATGGCCTACCACAACTACCACGGACTGGAAACCAGGATCATTCGTATTTTCAACACCTATGGATCGCGAATGCGGACCAATGATGGGCGCGTACTTCCTGCTTTCTTCTCGCAGGCCATCCGCGGAGAAGGGCTCACCATTTTTGGCGATGGCTCACAATCCCGTTCCTTTTGCTACGTTGATGATTTGGTGGAAGGTATTTACCGCCTACTTTTAAGCGACTACCATCTGCCTGTGAATATCGGCAACCCCGATGAGATTACCATCATGGACTTTGCGAAAGAGGTCTTAGCCTTAGTAAACAATCCAGCAGCCCATATCATCCACCACGATCTACCGGTAGATGATCCAAAAATTCGGCAGCCAGATATTACCAAAGCAAAAGAAATCCTGGGCTGGAGCCCTACCGTAAATCGGGAAGAAGGCCTCAAGCGAACGTACGAATACTTTAAAAATGTTGTTAAGTAAGAAGTTATGGCAAAGATTTTAGTAACCGGAGGTGCCGGTTTTATTGGCTCTCACCTGATTCAGTTATTGGTCAAAAAGTACCCTCAGGAACAGATTGTCAACCTGGATGCTTTGACCTATGCGGGCAATCCTGAGAATCTTAAAGCTATTGAAGCGGCCCCTAATTACTCGTTTGTAAAAGGCGATATTACCGACTTTGCTTTTCTTGAACAACTCTTTGCCGAACACCAATTTACGGGTGTCATCCACCTGGCTGCAGAGTCGCATGTCGACCGTTCAATTGCCAACCCGATGGCCTTTATCATGACCAATGTGGTTGGTACCGTCAATTTGCTCAATGCTGCCAAAAACAATTGGCAAGGCGATTACACCGGAAAGCGTTTTTATCATGTCTCAACGGATGAAGTGTATGGCTCGCTGGGAGCCGAAGGCTTGTTTACGGAAGAAACGGCCTACGATCCCCGTTCGCCTTATTCTGCCTCCAAAGCCAGCTCTGACCATTTCGTGCGCGCCTGGCAGCACACGTATGGCTTACCAGTGGTGATTTCCAACTGTTCCAACAATTACGGCCCTTACCAGTTTCCAGAGAAACTGCTGCCTTTGATGATTAATAATATCCGTCACGAAAAGCCGCTGCCCGTGTATGGTGACGGCTCCAATATTCGGGATTGGTTGTGGGTGGAAGACCATGCCGCCGCAATAGACCTGGTTTTCCGCCAAGGAAAAAACGGTGAGACCTACAATATCGGAGGCAATAACGAATGTTCCAATCTTGACTTAGTCCATCAGCTTTGCGATGTGGTAGACGAGTTGCTAGGGCGTTCGGAAGGCAGTTCTCGTAAGCTGATTACTTTCGTAAAAGATCGTCCTGGCCACGACCAACGCTATGCTATTGATGCTTCAAAAATCAAAGCAGAGCTGGGCTGGGAACCCACCATTGGCGTGGAAGAAGGGCTGAAACGTACTGCTAAATGGTACCTTGACAATACTGAATGGTTGGAAAGGGTAACCTCGGGAGCTTATCGCGAATATTATGCCCAACAATACCAATAGCCGCCATGAGCACCAAAACCGCAATGCTATCTGTTCTCCTTCTGATAGGTGCTTTTGCTTGTCGGGAGAAGGCAATGCAAGACCCCACAACTGCCGCCACGACCAAGGGCGAGTATTTGCAGGCCGTCATTGAAATCCCGGCGGGCACCAACCACAAGATTGAATACGACTACGCCAGCAAACAGTTTCTCAATGACCAAATAGAGGGTAAAGACCGGGTGATCGACTTCCTGCCCTACCCCGGCAATTACGGATTTATTCCCAATACATTAATGGATAAGGAACGAGGTGGCGACGGTGATGCCCTGGATATCCTGGTGATCGGAGAGTCTGTCCCAACGGGCAGTATCATTCAAGTTATTCCCATTGGAGCCTTGATGCTGCGTGACCGTCAAGAAATTGATACCAAGATCATCGCTATTCCGGCCGATCCCCAAAGTCAGATCATCAGGGCGAAAGACTTCATGACTTTTGCCTTACGCTACGATGCTGCTCGGCGAATTATTGAAGACTGGTTCCAAAATTATAAAGGTGCGGAAGGGGTAGAAATCGTACGATGGGAAGACGAGCAGTATGCCCTTCAAGAGGTAGAGAAGTGGAAAAAATAGTATTGCCACCAATCTCCTCCTCCTGTATTGGCAGCAAACCAACTGCCGTTCATCGAATAATCCTGCGACAAATTAGTTAGTTTTTCAACCATCCTACGGTATATATCGTTACTGTATACGATTGATTTGACTTTACCATGACAGATACACCCGTGAAGGAGCCGCTTAGATCAGAATGTCGCTTTATGGAAATGCATAAGAGCACATTATCTGCTGTTCCCTCCTCATCATCTATAGCACCCAGTTCATTGAATATCAATCCATTACCATCAGGATGGGAGATAAAATGTTTCCCCTCGCTTGCGGATGGCAAAGCGCATTGGGAATCACTCATTACAACGGAAGATTTCTTCTTGTCGGGCGATTTTTTCAGTCTCATTGATCAAATTAGCCTTAAAGGCGTAACTACAGGGTTTGCTATTTTTGAGCATCCCAGCTATTCTCCTTTTGGTTTAGTCGTACAAACTTTCTCTTTCAACCCGGAAGAGCAAATGGGGAAGCTTGATCAGAATGCGCAATATGGCCGTCTGCAACGCTTGGCGCAACGGGCCAAAGATGTCCTGGCAAAAATATTACGGTTTCGTATTCTTTCCTTTGGTCAGCTGCTGCTCACTGGCAACCACGGCCTTCGCGGGAACACCCAATTACCAGCGAGTGAACTCGCAGCACTTCTTGCAGAAGGGGGTGAAGCTATTGCCAGCGCTTGGCCCGAGCGCATACACGGCATCATGATCAAAGACTTGCCCTTGGGCCAATATCCCAAAGCGCACGCCTACCATGCCTTGCCCGTTCAGCCAAACATGGTACTTCATCTAGAAGAGTCCTGGTCCAGT is a window from the Lewinella sp. LCG006 genome containing:
- a CDS encoding UDP-glucuronic acid decarboxylase family protein, which gives rise to MPRILITGGAGFLGSHLCDRFIKEGYQVIAMDNLLTGNKDNIAHLFPLPEFEYYHNDVSKFVHVAGPLDYILHFASPASPIDYLKMPIQTLKVGALGTHNLLGLAKEKKARILVASTSEVYGDPLIHPQPEEYWGNVNPVGPRGVYDEAKRFLEAITMAYHNYHGLETRIIRIFNTYGSRMRTNDGRVLPAFFSQAIRGEGLTIFGDGSQSRSFCYVDDLVEGIYRLLLSDYHLPVNIGNPDEITIMDFAKEVLALVNNPAAHIIHHDLPVDDPKIRQPDITKAKEILGWSPTVNREEGLKRTYEYFKNVVK
- the rfbB gene encoding dTDP-glucose 4,6-dehydratase; translated protein: MAKILVTGGAGFIGSHLIQLLVKKYPQEQIVNLDALTYAGNPENLKAIEAAPNYSFVKGDITDFAFLEQLFAEHQFTGVIHLAAESHVDRSIANPMAFIMTNVVGTVNLLNAAKNNWQGDYTGKRFYHVSTDEVYGSLGAEGLFTEETAYDPRSPYSASKASSDHFVRAWQHTYGLPVVISNCSNNYGPYQFPEKLLPLMINNIRHEKPLPVYGDGSNIRDWLWVEDHAAAIDLVFRQGKNGETYNIGGNNECSNLDLVHQLCDVVDELLGRSEGSSRKLITFVKDRPGHDQRYAIDASKIKAELGWEPTIGVEEGLKRTAKWYLDNTEWLERVTSGAYREYYAQQYQ
- a CDS encoding inorganic diphosphatase, which codes for MSTKTAMLSVLLLIGAFACREKAMQDPTTAATTKGEYLQAVIEIPAGTNHKIEYDYASKQFLNDQIEGKDRVIDFLPYPGNYGFIPNTLMDKERGGDGDALDILVIGESVPTGSIIQVIPIGALMLRDRQEIDTKIIAIPADPQSQIIRAKDFMTFALRYDAARRIIEDWFQNYKGAEGVEIVRWEDEQYALQEVEKWKK
- a CDS encoding GNAT family N-acetyltransferase, with the translated sequence MEMHKSTLSAVPSSSSIAPSSLNINPLPSGWEIKCFPSLADGKAHWESLITTEDFFLSGDFFSLIDQISLKGVTTGFAIFEHPSYSPFGLVVQTFSFNPEEQMGKLDQNAQYGRLQRLAQRAKDVLAKILRFRILSFGQLLLTGNHGLRGNTQLPASELAALLAEGGEAIASAWPERIHGIMIKDLPLGQYPKAHAYHALPVQPNMVLHLEESWSSFSDYLEAMSSKYRVRARRARKKGDELMRRTMNLEEIKLRQSEMHRMYCIIAAQSDFNAVVLPANYFTTWLEQFPERFKVWGYFLDEAFIGFSTAVYNGHELEAHFLGFEADYNRSHQLYLNMLYDLVQEAILAGSSTLVFSRTALEIKSSVGAVPEDLYCWMRSRYAIANPLVPIVAKFIAPLPEWEPRHPFKD